In Rubrobacter naiadicus, the DNA window CCAGGCGACGGCCTCGACCTCGGCGAGCGGAGGGGCCTCCTCCCTCAGCTCCCGCACGAAGCGCTCCAGCGCCTCGGGGGCGCCCTCGGCTTCGATGTAGACGCCTCCGGCGTCGTTGCGCACGAAGCCCGAGAGCGCGCATCTCCGGGCCAGCGCGTAGACGAAAGGTCTGAACCCAACGCCCTGCACGATCCCGCGCACCGCGACCTCCCGCCGCTCGGCGGAGGGCGTTCTCTGCGCCGCGGTCCCGCCCGTTCAGACCACCTCCTCTCCCTACATCGAGCGCATCTTGAGGTAGCGCCGAAGCTCCGGGAGCTGGACCAGCGTGAGCGCAGCGGCCCCCGCGAGCAGC includes these proteins:
- a CDS encoding DUF6893 family small protein, giving the protein MRAKLILLGLLAGAAALTLVQLPELRRYLKMRSM